Proteins from a genomic interval of Diaminobutyricimonas aerilata:
- a CDS encoding DUF4191 domain-containing protein translates to MARTPTPAKEPGRMKQMWQVFQMTRRYDSLAVWYMLLAFVLPLALGIVLAVVFGAGNPVVLVLYIVAGLMGGLLGTLIVLGRRAEKAAYSQIAGQPGAVGAVLKSSLRRSWRASEMPVNVSPRTQDAVYRAVGKAGVVLIGEGPRSRTQRMLDDERRNVVRVLPNVPVHFMYVGPDADSTPLHKVSRGLNKYKKSLSRAEVVAVSNRLNSLGKNGLPIPKGVDPMRVRAQRPR, encoded by the coding sequence ATGGCACGCACCCCCACGCCCGCGAAGGAACCCGGTCGCATGAAGCAGATGTGGCAGGTGTTCCAGATGACGCGGCGGTACGACTCGCTCGCCGTCTGGTACATGCTGCTCGCGTTCGTGCTGCCCCTGGCGCTCGGCATCGTGCTCGCCGTCGTCTTCGGCGCAGGCAACCCCGTCGTGCTCGTGCTCTACATCGTCGCCGGTCTCATGGGTGGTCTGCTCGGCACGCTCATCGTGCTCGGCCGCCGTGCGGAGAAGGCGGCGTACTCGCAGATCGCCGGCCAGCCGGGCGCCGTCGGCGCCGTGCTCAAGAGCTCGCTGCGCCGCAGCTGGCGCGCGAGCGAGATGCCGGTCAACGTGAGCCCGCGCACCCAGGACGCGGTGTACCGCGCCGTCGGCAAGGCCGGCGTCGTGCTCATCGGCGAAGGCCCGCGCTCCCGCACCCAGCGGATGCTCGACGACGAGCGGCGCAACGTCGTGCGCGTGCTGCCGAACGTGCCGGTGCACTTCATGTACGTGGGTCCCGACGCGGACTCCACGCCGCTGCACAAGGTCTCCCGCGGCCTCAACAAGTACAAGAAGTCGCTCAGCCGCGCCGAGGTCGTCGCGGTGTCGAACCGTCTCAACTCGCTCGGCAAGAACGGCCTGCCGATCCCCAAGGGCGTCGACCCGATGCGCGTGCGCGCGCAGCGTCCGCGCTGA
- the lpdA gene encoding dihydrolipoyl dehydrogenase, with product MPEQNFDLVVLGGGSGGYAAALRASQLGMSVGLIEKNKLGGTCLHVGCIPTKALLHSAEIADAARDSAKYGVTATFEGIDISAVTAYRQGIVQSKWKGLQGLIKARGITVIEGSGRLTSPTTVQVGDTTVTGKKVVLATGSQSRTLPGLEIGGRVITSEQALELDFVPKKVAVLGGGVIGVEFSSVWKSWGVDVTIIEALPHLVPNEDEAISKQFERAYRKRGIDFKLGVRFQSVSQDENGVVVTLENGETVEADLLLVAVGRGPVTQGLGFDEVGVAMDRGYVLTNERLETNVPGVYAVGDIVPGLQLAHRGFQQGIFVAEEIAGLKPVVIEDVHIPKVTYSDPEVASVGLSEAKAVEKYGADKVSAYDYNLAGNGRSHILGTSGSIKVVRVVDGPVVGVHMIGGRVGELVAEAQLVVNWEAYPEDIAPLIHAHPTQNEALGEAFLALAGKPLHAL from the coding sequence GTGCCTGAGCAGAATTTCGATCTTGTCGTTCTGGGCGGAGGCAGCGGTGGTTACGCCGCGGCGCTGCGAGCCAGCCAGCTCGGCATGTCGGTCGGTCTCATCGAGAAGAACAAGCTCGGCGGCACCTGCCTGCACGTCGGCTGCATCCCCACGAAGGCGCTGCTGCACAGCGCCGAGATCGCGGACGCCGCGCGCGACTCCGCGAAGTACGGCGTCACGGCGACGTTCGAGGGCATCGACATCTCGGCCGTCACCGCCTACCGGCAGGGCATCGTCCAGAGCAAGTGGAAGGGCCTGCAGGGCCTCATCAAGGCCCGCGGCATCACGGTGATCGAGGGCTCCGGCCGTCTCACCTCGCCCACCACGGTCCAGGTGGGCGACACCACGGTGACCGGCAAGAAGGTCGTGCTCGCGACCGGTTCGCAGTCGCGCACCCTCCCCGGCCTCGAGATCGGCGGCCGTGTCATCACGTCGGAGCAGGCGCTCGAGCTCGACTTCGTACCGAAGAAGGTCGCCGTCCTCGGCGGTGGCGTCATCGGCGTCGAGTTCTCGAGCGTGTGGAAGTCGTGGGGTGTCGACGTCACGATCATCGAGGCGCTCCCCCACCTCGTCCCCAACGAGGACGAGGCCATCAGCAAGCAGTTCGAGCGCGCCTACCGCAAGCGCGGCATCGACTTCAAGCTCGGCGTGCGCTTCCAGAGCGTGTCGCAGGACGAGAACGGGGTCGTCGTGACCCTCGAGAACGGCGAGACCGTCGAGGCCGACCTGCTGCTCGTCGCCGTCGGCCGCGGCCCGGTCACCCAGGGTCTCGGTTTCGACGAGGTCGGCGTCGCGATGGACCGCGGCTACGTGCTCACCAACGAGCGCCTCGAGACCAACGTGCCCGGCGTCTACGCCGTCGGCGACATCGTGCCCGGCCTGCAGCTCGCACACCGCGGCTTCCAGCAGGGCATCTTCGTCGCCGAGGAGATCGCGGGCCTCAAGCCCGTCGTGATCGAGGACGTGCACATCCCCAAGGTCACCTACTCCGACCCCGAGGTCGCGTCGGTCGGCCTCTCCGAGGCGAAGGCCGTCGAGAAGTACGGCGCCGACAAGGTCTCGGCCTACGACTACAACCTCGCCGGCAACGGCCGCAGCCACATCCTCGGCACCTCCGGCTCGATCAAGGTCGTCCGCGTCGTCGACGGCCCCGTCGTCGGCGTCCACATGATCGGCGGTCGCGTCGGCGAACTCGTCGCCGAGGCGCAGCTCGTCGTCAACTGGGAGGCGTACCCCGAAGACATCGCGCCGCTCATCCACGCCCACCCCACGCAGAACGAGGCGCTGGGCGAAGCCTTCCTGGCACTGGCCGGAAAGCCGCTGCACGCCCTCTGA
- the glnA gene encoding type I glutamate--ammonia ligase, giving the protein MFSDSSEVLKFIKDTDVVFLDIRFTDLPGVQQHFNIPASTVDEDFFTVGQMFDGSSIRGFQSIHESDLQLIPDVTTAYIDPFRAERTLVVLFDIYNPRNGEIYSRDPRQVAKKAEKYLASTGIADTAFFAPEAEFYIFDDVRYEVKQNKSFYEVDSSEGAWNSGRVEEGGNLANKTPFKGGYFPVSPVDQHADLRDDIVVKLMEVGLEVERSHHEVGTAGQGEINYKFDTMVHAADDILKFKYIVKNTAAEWGKVATFMPKPLMGDNGSGMHTHQSLWNEGKPLFYDEQGYGGLSDIARWYIGGILKHAAAVAAFTNPTVNSYHRLIPGFEAPVNLVYSAGNRSASIRIPITGTNPKAKRIEFRAPDSSGNPYLAFAAQLMAGIDGIKNKIEPHEPVDKDLYELPPEEAKGIPQLPGSLDAALLALEADHEFLLEGGVFTRDLIETWIDYKREKELLPFAQRPHPFEYELYFGV; this is encoded by the coding sequence ATGTTCAGTGACTCATCCGAGGTGCTCAAGTTCATCAAGGACACGGACGTCGTCTTTCTCGACATCCGTTTCACGGACCTCCCCGGGGTCCAGCAGCACTTCAACATCCCGGCCTCCACGGTCGACGAGGACTTCTTCACCGTCGGCCAGATGTTCGACGGCTCCTCGATCCGCGGCTTCCAGTCCATCCACGAGTCCGACCTGCAGCTGATCCCCGACGTCACCACGGCGTACATCGACCCGTTCCGCGCCGAGCGCACCCTCGTCGTGCTGTTCGACATCTACAACCCGCGCAACGGCGAGATCTACTCGCGCGACCCGCGCCAGGTGGCCAAGAAGGCCGAGAAGTACCTCGCCTCCACCGGAATCGCCGACACCGCGTTCTTCGCCCCCGAGGCCGAGTTCTACATCTTCGACGACGTGCGCTACGAGGTGAAGCAGAACAAGAGCTTCTACGAGGTCGACTCGAGCGAGGGCGCCTGGAACAGCGGTCGCGTCGAAGAGGGCGGCAACCTCGCCAACAAGACCCCGTTCAAGGGCGGCTACTTCCCGGTGAGCCCGGTCGACCAGCACGCCGACCTGCGCGACGACATCGTCGTGAAGCTCATGGAGGTCGGCCTCGAGGTCGAGCGCTCGCACCACGAGGTCGGCACCGCCGGCCAGGGCGAGATCAACTACAAGTTCGACACGATGGTGCACGCCGCGGACGACATCCTGAAGTTCAAGTACATCGTCAAGAACACGGCGGCCGAGTGGGGCAAGGTCGCGACCTTCATGCCGAAGCCGCTCATGGGCGACAACGGGTCGGGCATGCACACGCACCAGTCGCTGTGGAACGAGGGCAAGCCGCTGTTCTACGACGAGCAGGGCTACGGCGGCCTCTCCGACATCGCGCGCTGGTACATCGGCGGCATCCTCAAGCACGCCGCCGCGGTCGCCGCGTTCACGAACCCGACGGTCAACTCGTACCACCGCCTGATCCCCGGCTTCGAGGCCCCGGTCAACCTGGTCTACTCGGCGGGCAACCGTTCGGCGTCGATCCGCATCCCGATCACGGGCACCAACCCGAAGGCGAAGCGCATCGAGTTCCGCGCCCCCGACAGCTCGGGCAACCCGTACCTCGCGTTCGCGGCCCAGCTGATGGCCGGCATCGACGGCATCAAGAACAAGATCGAGCCGCACGAGCCCGTCGACAAGGACCTCTACGAGCTCCCGCCGGAGGAGGCCAAGGGCATCCCGCAGCTGCCCGGCTCGCTCGACGCCGCGCTCCTCGCGCTCGAAGCCGACCACGAGTTCCTGCTCGAGGGTGGCGTGTTCACGCGCGACCTCATCGAGACCTGGATCGACTACAAGCGTGAGAAGGAGCTCCTCCCCTTCGCGCAGCGTCCGCACCCGTTCGAGTACGAGCTGTACTTCGGCGTCTGA
- a CDS encoding glutaredoxin domain-containing protein, producing MLDNSIQMYGADWCRDCLRTKRQLDGLGIAYDYIDVEQSADAADAAKRISGRTNIPVVVYADGSHHVEPSNADVEAKLRELQLI from the coding sequence ATGCTCGACAACTCCATCCAGATGTACGGCGCGGACTGGTGCCGCGACTGCCTCCGCACCAAGCGCCAGCTCGACGGACTCGGGATCGCGTACGACTACATCGACGTGGAGCAGAGCGCCGACGCGGCGGATGCGGCGAAGCGGATCTCCGGGCGCACCAACATCCCCGTCGTCGTGTACGCCGACGGCAGCCACCACGTCGAGCCGAGCAACGCCGACGTCGAGGCGAAGCTGCGCGAGCTGCAGCTGATCTGA
- a CDS encoding RDD family protein codes for MSTSTTASADWPGRRLGLPEDGARSIARPGRRIAAIAIDWAIATLVSVAFFSPLGWLEINALATTLVFATEQIVLLVLLGGGIGHLLLGMRVVPVAGGYLGVWRPVVRTALLCLAIPALIWDRDQRGMHDRLVGTVLVRR; via the coding sequence GTGAGCACGAGTACGACCGCGTCGGCGGACTGGCCCGGTCGGCGGCTGGGATTGCCGGAGGACGGAGCCCGATCGATCGCCCGTCCCGGGCGTCGGATCGCGGCGATCGCCATCGACTGGGCGATCGCGACGCTCGTCTCGGTTGCGTTCTTCTCGCCGCTCGGGTGGCTCGAGATCAACGCGCTCGCGACGACCCTGGTGTTCGCGACGGAGCAGATCGTGCTGCTCGTGCTGCTCGGCGGCGGCATCGGGCATCTGCTGCTCGGGATGCGCGTCGTGCCGGTCGCCGGTGGCTACCTGGGCGTCTGGCGTCCTGTGGTGCGCACCGCCCTGCTGTGCCTCGCGATTCCGGCGCTCATCTGGGATCGCGATCAGCGCGGCATGCACGACCGGCTCGTCGGCACGGTGCTCGTCCGACGCTGA
- a CDS encoding protein kinase domain-containing protein yields MGSVLAGAQVLRRVGAGTRADVYLGRVGEAAVALKVLRHPSSPADAERELAALLAAAGPHVVEVLDLGSAPDGSPVLVLELLQSRHLGALLAEREDLSPGEAITLLQPLATAVERMQGRGVAHGALSASAVLFRSDGAPVLARFGAARSGLAGHSPAAREADPMLRSDVAALRALALAVLDRVVDGGDAVAALRSWVEGGADGDFPAALAERVFDLGPAEPIRIAASGAVRGLLGRATPVSPPVRHMSEPATGLWRLVPEELRSLVTDRWDAVARRVARRGADGGPPSAAGLLTRLRGVRRRYWVAAAVSGAFLVAGSGLVALLEADAGAVASGSGDVDASQGSTPDPSHEADVGHVDDAERGTAGATPGESAPDEPVAAAHALLSLRSQCFADLDADCLDRVAHPGSSVLTDDRRALDAGVATGRVDPPWPDPATAGTVELVQDLGGAVLMRVDTPERGPASVLMVRTEAGWRIRDIVAGDQIPS; encoded by the coding sequence GTGGGCTCGGTCCTCGCCGGCGCCCAGGTGCTGCGCCGCGTCGGCGCCGGGACCCGCGCCGACGTGTACCTCGGCCGAGTGGGGGAGGCAGCGGTCGCGCTCAAGGTGCTCCGTCATCCGTCCTCGCCCGCCGACGCGGAACGCGAACTGGCCGCGCTGCTCGCGGCCGCGGGCCCGCACGTCGTCGAGGTGCTCGACCTGGGATCGGCACCCGACGGCTCTCCCGTGCTCGTGCTCGAGCTGCTGCAATCCCGGCATCTCGGCGCGCTGCTGGCCGAGCGGGAGGATCTGTCGCCGGGGGAGGCGATCACGCTGCTGCAGCCCCTCGCGACGGCCGTCGAACGGATGCAGGGTCGCGGGGTGGCGCACGGGGCGCTGTCGGCGAGCGCGGTGTTGTTCCGGAGCGACGGCGCGCCGGTGCTCGCGCGATTCGGGGCCGCGCGATCCGGCCTCGCGGGGCACTCCCCGGCCGCGAGGGAGGCGGATCCGATGTTGCGTTCGGATGTCGCCGCGCTGCGGGCCCTCGCTCTCGCTGTGCTCGACCGTGTGGTCGACGGCGGCGATGCGGTCGCGGCGTTGCGATCGTGGGTGGAGGGCGGGGCGGACGGCGACTTCCCGGCCGCCCTCGCCGAGCGCGTGTTCGACCTCGGGCCGGCGGAACCGATCCGGATCGCCGCCTCCGGTGCGGTGCGCGGGCTCCTGGGGCGTGCGACGCCGGTCTCGCCTCCGGTCCGACACATGTCGGAACCGGCCACCGGTCTCTGGCGTCTCGTTCCCGAGGAGCTCAGGTCGCTCGTCACCGACCGGTGGGACGCGGTGGCACGCCGGGTGGCCCGCCGCGGAGCGGACGGCGGCCCGCCCTCCGCCGCCGGGCTGCTCACCCGGCTCCGCGGCGTGAGGCGGCGCTACTGGGTGGCCGCCGCGGTCTCGGGTGCGTTCCTCGTCGCCGGATCGGGCCTCGTGGCGCTGCTCGAGGCGGATGCGGGCGCGGTCGCGTCCGGTTCGGGCGACGTCGACGCATCGCAGGGGAGCACTCCCGACCCGTCGCACGAAGCGGACGTCGGGCACGTCGACGACGCAGAGCGGGGCACCGCGGGAGCGACACCGGGGGAGTCCGCGCCGGACGAGCCGGTCGCAGCAGCGCACGCGCTGCTGTCCTTGCGATCGCAGTGCTTCGCGGACCTCGATGCCGACTGCCTCGACCGCGTCGCGCATCCGGGATCGTCCGTGCTCACCGACGACCGGCGCGCACTCGACGCGGGTGTGGCGACGGGACGGGTCGATCCGCCGTGGCCCGATCCGGCGACGGCGGGAACCGTGGAGCTCGTGCAGGACCTCGGCGGGGCGGTGCTGATGCGCGTGGACACCCCGGAACGCGGACCGGCCTCGGTCCTGATGGTCAGGACCGAGGCCGGGTGGCGCATCCGCGACATCGTCGCGGGGGATCAGATACCGAGCTGA
- the sucB gene encoding 2-oxoglutarate dehydrogenase, E2 component, dihydrolipoamide succinyltransferase yields the protein MSESVNLPALGESVTEGTVTRWLKNVGDRVEVDEPLLEVSTDKVDTEIPSPIAGVVEEILVGEDETVEVGTPLVRIGDGSGGGDSSAPGEQAPAAQEAPAAPAQEAPQQEAPQQQQQPAQEAPQQAPAEQTPAPVSAAPAETAPAAAAPATAPSIDAPAAEPQIPQAESTEVPTDGAPAPGEEPQPAEAPAPAPEADQPPAAQDSPAPTGAQPGDEPASQPAPQAEQPAAEPAPQAAPQAEAAPSSDDESGANAGYVTPLVRKLAHEKGIDLASLTGTGVGGRIRKQDVLEAAEKAQPAAAAAEAPATPARQKLEDSPLRGTTVPMSRLRKVVAQRAVQSLQTSAQLTTVVEVDVTKVAALRDRVKASFLEKTGTKLSFLPFFALAAVEALRAYPVINATVDGETIVYPPTENLNIAVDTERGLLTPVIRDASTKDIAGLAREIADLAARTRENKLKPDELAGGTFTLTNTGSRGALFDTPLVFLPQSAILGTGIVSKKPAVVSVDGNDAIAIRSTVYLALSYDHRIVDGADAARFLVAVKNRLEEGDFEGQLGI from the coding sequence ATGAGCGAATCCGTCAACCTCCCGGCACTCGGAGAGAGTGTCACCGAGGGCACGGTGACCCGCTGGTTGAAGAACGTGGGCGACCGCGTCGAGGTCGACGAGCCGCTGCTCGAGGTCTCCACCGACAAGGTGGACACCGAGATCCCGTCCCCCATCGCGGGCGTGGTCGAGGAGATCCTCGTCGGCGAGGACGAGACCGTCGAGGTCGGCACCCCGCTCGTGCGGATCGGTGACGGCTCCGGTGGCGGCGACTCGAGCGCGCCCGGTGAGCAGGCTCCCGCCGCCCAGGAGGCGCCCGCCGCCCCCGCGCAGGAGGCCCCGCAGCAGGAGGCTCCCCAGCAGCAGCAGCAGCCCGCGCAGGAGGCTCCGCAGCAGGCTCCGGCCGAGCAGACTCCGGCGCCCGTGAGTGCCGCTCCGGCCGAGACCGCGCCCGCGGCCGCCGCACCGGCCACGGCCCCCTCGATCGACGCGCCGGCCGCGGAACCGCAGATCCCGCAGGCGGAGTCCACCGAGGTGCCCACCGACGGAGCCCCGGCCCCCGGCGAGGAGCCGCAGCCCGCGGAGGCGCCCGCCCCCGCCCCGGAGGCCGACCAGCCCCCGGCGGCGCAGGACTCCCCCGCGCCGACCGGCGCTCAGCCGGGCGACGAGCCCGCGTCGCAGCCGGCACCCCAGGCCGAGCAGCCCGCAGCCGAGCCCGCCCCGCAGGCGGCGCCGCAGGCCGAGGCCGCCCCGTCGTCGGACGACGAGTCCGGTGCGAACGCCGGCTACGTGACGCCGCTTGTGCGCAAGCTCGCTCACGAGAAGGGCATCGACCTCGCCTCCCTCACCGGCACCGGTGTCGGCGGTCGCATCCGCAAGCAGGATGTGCTCGAGGCGGCCGAGAAGGCCCAGCCTGCCGCGGCGGCCGCCGAGGCGCCGGCCACTCCGGCACGCCAGAAGCTCGAGGACTCGCCGCTGCGCGGCACCACGGTGCCGATGTCGCGACTGCGCAAGGTCGTCGCCCAGCGTGCCGTCCAGTCGCTGCAGACCTCCGCTCAGCTCACGACCGTCGTCGAGGTCGACGTGACGAAGGTGGCCGCACTGCGCGACCGCGTGAAGGCGTCGTTCCTCGAGAAGACGGGCACGAAGCTGTCGTTCCTGCCGTTCTTCGCCCTCGCCGCCGTGGAGGCGCTGCGCGCCTACCCGGTGATCAACGCGACCGTCGACGGCGAGACGATCGTCTACCCGCCCACCGAGAACCTGAACATCGCGGTGGACACCGAGCGCGGCCTGCTCACGCCGGTCATCCGTGACGCGTCGACCAAGGACATCGCCGGGCTCGCCCGCGAGATCGCGGATCTCGCCGCGCGCACCCGCGAGAACAAGCTCAAGCCCGACGAGCTCGCCGGCGGCACGTTCACGCTGACGAACACCGGTTCGCGTGGCGCGCTGTTCGACACGCCCCTGGTGTTCCTGCCGCAGTCGGCGATCCTCGGCACCGGCATCGTGTCGAAGAAGCCGGCCGTCGTGTCGGTCGACGGCAACGATGCGATCGCGATCCGCTCGACCGTGTACCTCGCGCTGAGCTACGACCACCGCATCGTCGACGGTGCCGACGCCGCCCGCTTCCTCGTCGCGGTGAAGAACCGCCTCGAGGAGGGCGACTTCGAGGGTCAGCTCGGTATCTGA
- a CDS encoding bifunctional [glutamine synthetase] adenylyltransferase/[glutamine synthetase]-adenylyl-L-tyrosine phosphorylase, with the protein MPRTQTLSDLARLGFVELSGNRERVAALDAGVVPLFAHAADPDAALDWLEKLGEHATPLLEDEDAADRLIRVLGASSGLAAFFVRRPDALEALRQPIDRLPTADALTASLADAVEGLSGEDAWVALRLRYRRELARITAWDVRQPDPLAAVDAVAGCLADLAGAALDAALAVARHDVRFPADDVARVRLAIIGMGKAGARELNYVSDVDVIFVVEAAEGLANDRAVEIGTRLAMHTMRAIQDLAIEPALWEVDANLRPEGKDGALVRTLESHLAYYDRWAKSWEFQALLKARPLAGDRDLGDRYLAGVAPKVWSSASRENFVESVQRMRERVTAHIPADEVDVQLKLGPGGLRDVEFTIQLLQLVHGQHDPAVRAAGTLPALDALAEGGYIGRVEAAEFARDYRLLRLLEHRIQLSKLQRTHLMPRDPEAVRVLARATGIFASASELIEAWHRTKTAVRSLHEKLFYRPLLSAVAALPDESLALSSEQAAARLAAIGFVDPQGALRHIAALTGGVSRRATIQRTLLPVMLQWFSEGADPDYGLLAFRRLSEDLGEAYWFLRMLRDSSAAARHLAQVLSASRFIGALFERIPDAAAWLENDDDQLRPRPLRALLDESAAIASRHDDIDAAALSLRTARRREVLRAALGAVLGAVSVEELGRALSDVTTALLSGMLALLHDRERDGFEFAIIAMGRYGGEELGFGSDADVVYVYRRTDAPEESVQARAEAVVRGLNRLTEDLRLPLDLDIGLRPEGKNGAIIRSLDSYRAYYRRWSLTWEAQALLRARGAVGDPELLRDFETLADEVRYPQAIEEQAVREVKRIKARVESERLPQGADPSRHLKLGRGSLSDVEWFVQLLQLQHAARIPELRTTSTLRALAAATDAGLVPADEATRLHDAWILASRARSALTLWNAKTADVLPTDRVQLEGVARLLEYPPGSASRLEDDYLRTTRLARQVFDRRFYGAPARPAT; encoded by the coding sequence ATGCCCCGGACGCAGACCCTCAGCGACCTCGCCCGCCTCGGGTTCGTCGAGCTCAGCGGCAATCGGGAACGGGTCGCGGCTCTCGACGCCGGCGTGGTGCCGCTGTTCGCACACGCCGCCGATCCGGATGCGGCGCTCGACTGGCTGGAGAAGCTCGGGGAGCACGCGACGCCGCTGCTCGAGGATGAGGACGCGGCCGATCGGCTGATCCGGGTGCTCGGGGCGTCGTCGGGACTCGCGGCGTTCTTCGTGCGCCGTCCGGACGCGCTCGAGGCGCTGCGACAGCCGATCGACCGGCTGCCCACCGCCGACGCGCTGACGGCGTCGCTCGCGGATGCGGTGGAGGGCCTGTCGGGGGAGGACGCGTGGGTCGCGTTGCGGCTGAGGTACCGGAGGGAACTCGCGCGCATCACCGCGTGGGATGTGCGCCAGCCCGACCCGCTCGCCGCCGTGGACGCCGTGGCCGGGTGCCTGGCCGACCTCGCGGGGGCCGCGCTCGACGCCGCGCTCGCGGTCGCCCGGCACGACGTGCGGTTCCCGGCCGACGACGTCGCGCGCGTGCGCCTCGCGATCATCGGCATGGGCAAGGCCGGAGCGCGCGAGCTCAACTACGTGAGCGATGTCGACGTGATCTTCGTCGTCGAGGCGGCCGAGGGCCTCGCGAACGACCGCGCCGTCGAGATCGGCACGCGACTCGCGATGCACACGATGCGCGCCATCCAGGACCTCGCGATCGAACCGGCGCTGTGGGAGGTCGACGCCAACCTGCGCCCCGAGGGCAAGGACGGCGCGCTCGTGCGCACCCTCGAGTCGCACCTGGCCTATTACGACCGGTGGGCGAAGAGCTGGGAGTTCCAGGCCCTGCTGAAGGCACGTCCGCTCGCCGGGGACCGCGACCTGGGCGACCGGTACCTCGCGGGCGTCGCCCCGAAGGTGTGGTCGAGTGCGTCGCGCGAGAACTTCGTCGAGTCGGTGCAGCGGATGCGGGAGCGCGTCACCGCGCACATCCCGGCGGACGAGGTCGACGTGCAGCTCAAGCTCGGGCCGGGCGGCCTGCGCGACGTGGAGTTCACGATCCAACTGCTGCAGCTCGTGCACGGGCAGCACGACCCCGCGGTGCGCGCCGCCGGTACGCTGCCGGCCCTCGACGCCCTCGCCGAGGGCGGTTACATCGGACGCGTGGAGGCCGCCGAGTTCGCTCGCGACTACCGGCTGTTGCGCCTGCTCGAGCACCGCATCCAGCTCTCGAAGCTTCAGCGCACGCACCTCATGCCGAGGGACCCCGAGGCCGTGCGCGTGCTCGCCCGCGCGACGGGCATCTTCGCCTCCGCGAGCGAACTCATCGAGGCGTGGCACCGCACCAAGACGGCGGTGCGCTCACTGCACGAGAAGCTCTTCTACCGGCCTCTGCTCTCCGCCGTCGCTGCCTTGCCCGACGAGTCGCTCGCGCTGTCGAGCGAGCAGGCCGCGGCGCGCCTCGCCGCCATCGGGTTCGTCGACCCGCAGGGCGCGCTGCGGCACATCGCCGCGCTCACCGGGGGAGTGTCACGACGGGCGACGATCCAACGGACGCTGCTGCCGGTCATGCTGCAGTGGTTCTCCGAGGGCGCGGACCCCGACTACGGTCTGCTCGCGTTCCGCCGGTTGAGCGAGGACCTCGGCGAGGCGTACTGGTTCCTGCGGATGCTGCGCGACTCCTCCGCCGCCGCCCGGCACCTCGCGCAGGTGCTGTCGGCGTCCCGGTTCATCGGCGCCCTCTTCGAGCGCATCCCCGACGCGGCCGCCTGGCTCGAGAACGACGACGACCAGTTGCGCCCGCGTCCGCTGCGCGCGCTGCTCGACGAGTCGGCGGCGATCGCCTCGCGCCACGACGACATCGACGCCGCGGCGCTCTCGCTGCGCACGGCGCGACGCCGCGAGGTGCTGCGGGCCGCGCTCGGCGCGGTGCTCGGCGCGGTCTCCGTTGAGGAGCTCGGCCGGGCACTCAGCGACGTCACGACCGCGCTGCTCTCCGGGATGCTTGCGCTGCTGCACGACCGGGAGCGGGACGGCTTCGAGTTCGCGATCATCGCGATGGGGCGGTACGGCGGCGAGGAGCTCGGCTTCGGCTCCGACGCCGACGTCGTCTACGTGTACCGGCGCACCGATGCGCCGGAGGAGAGCGTGCAAGCCCGGGCCGAGGCGGTCGTGCGCGGCCTGAACCGGCTGACGGAGGACCTGCGGCTGCCGCTCGACCTCGACATCGGGTTGCGTCCCGAGGGCAAGAACGGGGCGATCATCCGGTCGCTCGACTCCTACCGCGCCTACTACCGGCGCTGGTCGCTCACCTGGGAGGCGCAGGCGCTGCTGCGCGCACGCGGCGCCGTCGGGGATCCGGAGCTGCTGCGCGACTTCGAGACGCTCGCCGACGAGGTGCGCTATCCGCAGGCGATCGAGGAACAGGCGGTGCGCGAGGTCAAGCGCATCAAGGCCCGCGTCGAGTCGGAACGTCTGCCGCAGGGCGCGGATCCGTCCCGCCATTTGAAGCTCGGTCGCGGCTCCCTCAGCGACGTCGAGTGGTTCGTGCAACTGCTGCAGTTGCAGCATGCGGCGCGCATCCCGGAGCTGCGCACCACATCCACGCTGCGCGCCCTCGCCGCGGCGACGGACGCCGGGCTCGTGCCGGCCGACGAGGCCACACGCCTGCACGACGCGTGGATCCTCGCCTCACGGGCGCGATCGGCGCTCACACTGTGGAACGCGAAGACGGCCGACGTGCTGCCCACCGACCGGGTGCAGCTCGAAGGTGTCGCCCGCCTGCTGGAGTACCCGCCGGGCTCCGCGAGCCGCCTCGAGGACGACTACCTGCGCACGACGCGCCTCGCCCGTCAGGTGTTCGACCGCCGGTTCTACGGCGCCCCGGCCCGTCCCGCGACCTGA
- a CDS encoding DUF2510 domain-containing protein, giving the protein MADAQAGWYDDGSGTMRWWDGEKWTDSVQPPAPAPAGIGGVIERVQAEAVAGAQPRPAPAGMSYVVLQVVLKEKFFGTGSGNLTELEKVINKQAALGYRLHTITTASSGSAGFGGGDRIQATMVFERLT; this is encoded by the coding sequence GTGGCTGATGCGCAGGCAGGCTGGTACGACGACGGATCGGGAACGATGCGGTGGTGGGACGGCGAGAAGTGGACGGACTCAGTACAACCGCCCGCGCCCGCCCCGGCCGGCATCGGCGGTGTCATCGAGCGAGTTCAAGCGGAGGCCGTCGCGGGTGCTCAACCCCGACCCGCGCCGGCCGGGATGAGCTACGTCGTGCTTCAGGTCGTGCTCAAGGAGAAGTTCTTCGGCACCGGCTCCGGGAATCTGACCGAGCTGGAGAAAGTGATCAACAAGCAGGCAGCGTTAGGGTACCGCCTGCACACGATCACCACGGCGTCGTCGGGGTCCGCCGGTTTCGGCGGCGGTGACCGGATCCAAGCCACCATGGTGTTCGAGCGCCTCACCTGA